One Deinococcus sp. LM3 genomic region harbors:
- a CDS encoding cysteine desulfurase family protein — MIYLDYAATHPMTPEALAAYAQAAALPGNPASVHAAGQAARERLEEGRARVAAALHTDPRTLIANSGGTEGDNHVLLSVTRAWQDAHGRPGHLITTPTEHSAVLAPARALAAQGWQVTFLTPDRHGQYDPAELAGALRGDTALVSIHHANNELGSVQDTPALAALAAARGVPYHTDAVQAPGVLPVDLGTWGVTFATFSAHKWGGPRGVGFLYVQRGTHLNAVTLGGGQEGGTRPGTQDTAGVYAAGVALTHAEQARETTHAHLSALRARFEAGAQAIPDLRLNHPPHGSPKVASVTLPGADGEALLMNLDMLGVAASAGSACSAGTMQPSHVLTAVGLNDADARATLRFSFGAATTEQDVDAAVHALAQAAAWSRA, encoded by the coding sequence ATGATCTACCTCGATTACGCCGCCACGCACCCCATGACGCCCGAGGCGCTCGCCGCGTACGCGCAGGCGGCGGCCCTGCCCGGCAACCCGGCCAGCGTGCACGCCGCCGGGCAGGCCGCCCGCGAACGCCTGGAGGAAGGGCGCGCCCGCGTGGCCGCCGCGCTGCACACCGATCCGCGCACCCTGATCGCCAACAGCGGCGGCACCGAGGGCGACAACCACGTGCTGCTGAGCGTGACCCGCGCGTGGCAGGACGCGCACGGCCGCCCCGGTCACCTGATCACCACCCCCACCGAGCACTCGGCGGTGCTGGCCCCGGCACGCGCCCTGGCCGCACAGGGCTGGCAGGTCACGTTCCTGACCCCCGACCGGCACGGGCAGTACGACCCGGCCGAACTGGCGGGCGCGCTGCGGGGCGACACGGCGCTGGTGTCCATTCACCACGCCAACAACGAACTCGGCAGTGTGCAGGACACCCCCGCCCTGGCCGCGCTGGCCGCCGCGCGGGGCGTGCCGTACCACACGGACGCCGTGCAGGCCCCGGGCGTCCTGCCGGTAGACCTGGGCACCTGGGGCGTCACGTTCGCCACGTTCAGCGCGCACAAGTGGGGCGGGCCGCGCGGCGTGGGCTTCCTGTACGTGCAGCGCGGCACGCACCTGAACGCCGTCACGCTCGGCGGCGGGCAGGAGGGCGGCACCCGCCCCGGCACGCAGGACACCGCCGGGGTGTACGCGGCCGGGGTGGCCCTCACCCACGCCGAGCAGGCGCGCGAAACCACGCACGCCCACCTGAGCGCCCTGCGCGCCCGGTTCGAGGCGGGCGCGCAGGCCATCCCGGACCTGCGCCTGAACCACCCGCCGCACGGCAGCCCCAAGGTCGCCAGCGTCACCCTGCCCGGCGCGGACGGCGAGGCCCTGCTGATGAACCTCGACATGCTGGGCGTGGCCGCCAGCGCCGGGAGCGCATGCAGCGCCGGGACCATGCAGCCCAGCCACGTCCTGACCGCCGTGGGCCTGAACGACGCTGACGCCCGCGCCACCCTGCGCTTCTCCTTCGGGGCGGCCACCACCGAGCAGGACGTGGACGCCGCCGTGCACGCGCTGGCGCAGGCCGCCGCCTGGAGCCGCGCCTGA
- a CDS encoding AzlD domain-containing protein, with protein MSGWLVIVLMWAVTYPARLLGLSLGRLNLPPFWLAFLRFVPVSVFAALVVPDVLGSPEWARRIVGALAGGLLMWRSRNLALGILGGFAAYWAARLAGL; from the coding sequence GTGAGCGGCTGGCTGGTCATCGTGCTGATGTGGGCGGTCACGTACCCGGCGCGGCTGCTGGGCCTGAGCCTGGGCCGCCTGAACCTGCCGCCGTTCTGGCTGGCGTTCCTGCGCTTCGTGCCGGTCAGCGTGTTCGCGGCGCTGGTCGTGCCGGACGTGCTGGGCAGCCCCGAGTGGGCGCGGCGGATCGTGGGGGCGCTGGCGGGCGGGCTGCTGATGTGGCGCAGCCGCAACCTCGCGCTGGGCATTCTGGGCGGCTTCGCAGCGTACTGGGCGGCGCGGCTGGCCGGCCTGTAG
- a CDS encoding NUDIX domain-containing protein, giving the protein MVTFYPTQPEARADAAARGLREKVVCFVMRGAAHPELLVFDHVPDDSGVQLPAGGVEPGETPEQAALRELREESGLNLTGPEFLTSYLWEARLPQRFTRQVCHAYALTAPTGTPDTWDHLAEGRSPSGSAGPPCTRPRWTGRWTPPCRGRTRPCAPPHRLPPRMARNLSSYRIDCRLAPDLPPLTAPRFKEIRA; this is encoded by the coding sequence ATGGTCACGTTCTACCCAACCCAGCCAGAAGCCCGCGCCGACGCCGCCGCGCGCGGCCTGCGCGAGAAGGTCGTGTGCTTCGTAATGCGCGGCGCGGCCCACCCGGAACTGCTGGTGTTCGATCACGTCCCGGACGACAGCGGCGTGCAACTCCCGGCAGGCGGCGTGGAACCCGGCGAGACGCCAGAGCAGGCCGCCCTGCGTGAACTGCGCGAAGAGTCCGGCCTGAACCTCACCGGCCCGGAGTTCCTGACCTCGTACCTGTGGGAGGCGCGACTGCCGCAGCGGTTCACGCGGCAGGTCTGCCACGCGTACGCCCTGACCGCGCCCACTGGCACGCCGGATACCTGGGATCACCTCGCCGAGGGCCGGTCACCTTCCGGTTCCGCTGGGCCTCCCTGCACGCGCCCGCGCTGGACTGGGAGATGGACGCCGCCCTGCCGTGGGCGCACGCGGCCCTGCGCCCCGCCCCATCGTCTGCCCCCCCGGATGGCGCGGAATCTGTCATCCTACCGAATTGACTGCCGACTGGCGCCCGACCTGCCGCCCCTGACCGCCCCCCGTTTCAAGGAGATCCGAGCATGA
- a CDS encoding PASTA domain-containing protein: MTGQEGRVRIIDGKYEVLRELSAGGMVTLSEVRAAEGVTRHVAWFAVSTPADRQVFHAYRTALRALEPAGLTDVVARPGAYYAVWKPVGGQPLAAALEQKVRPQETVDAVQALAARLAGQGYALADAEIVVEDQTAQIAYLTPLNAPRTPEDIAARNAQTLAPLQKGRVRRRREPGAWLTFVPGLLLLGGAVYLGSQAVNIYLNPPVRDVVSVTGQEAKVAARALTDAGFRVEYTQGQAGGRAIGSIIRQDPAGGTKLPMGRLVTLTVNNPPAIEVPRLEEMNLDQARDALKDRNMLIGKVLKVDGTLSNTAEGRVIAQLPEAGSSAQRGQAVQLLISTGVSGKETWLPNLTGLTYEQARAHARAAGLVVTSVERQPSDKAENSVLEQTPAPYVRVTVGSPVKLTIASARYSAPSRPAGDLPLPPAYVPPVPVEPEAPAEPVTPEPTAPTPDSTPVTPDSVPALPEAPATPEIPPSNAATRTVTFEYVFPADLPDGNYAILVRDADGERVVRSAAPADTLANQRASGDIPVRGDAVFIIRRDGVDYATVTP; this comes from the coding sequence ATGACGGGTCAGGAGGGCAGGGTCAGGATCATCGACGGCAAGTACGAGGTTCTTCGTGAACTCTCGGCAGGGGGCATGGTGACCCTCTCCGAGGTGCGCGCGGCCGAGGGTGTCACGCGGCACGTCGCGTGGTTTGCCGTGTCCACTCCCGCCGACCGGCAGGTGTTCCACGCGTACCGCACGGCGCTGCGCGCCCTGGAACCCGCCGGTCTGACCGACGTGGTCGCCCGGCCCGGCGCGTACTACGCCGTGTGGAAACCCGTGGGTGGGCAGCCGCTCGCGGCCGCGCTGGAGCAGAAGGTCCGCCCGCAGGAGACCGTGGACGCCGTGCAGGCCCTCGCCGCGCGACTGGCCGGGCAGGGCTACGCCCTGGCAGACGCGGAAATCGTGGTCGAGGATCAGACCGCGCAGATCGCGTACCTGACGCCACTGAACGCGCCGCGCACCCCGGAGGACATCGCGGCCCGCAACGCGCAGACCCTCGCTCCCCTCCAGAAGGGCCGGGTGCGCCGCCGCCGGGAGCCGGGCGCGTGGCTGACCTTCGTGCCGGGCCTGCTGCTGCTGGGCGGGGCGGTGTACCTGGGCTCGCAGGCGGTCAACATCTACCTGAACCCCCCGGTGCGGGATGTGGTCAGCGTGACCGGGCAGGAAGCCAAGGTCGCCGCACGCGCCCTGACCGACGCGGGGTTCCGCGTGGAGTACACGCAGGGACAGGCAGGCGGGCGGGCCATCGGCAGCATCATCCGGCAGGACCCGGCGGGCGGCACGAAACTCCCGATGGGGCGCCTCGTGACCCTGACCGTGAACAACCCCCCGGCCATCGAGGTGCCGCGCCTCGAGGAGATGAACCTCGATCAGGCGCGCGACGCCCTGAAAGACCGCAACATGCTGATCGGCAAGGTCCTGAAAGTGGACGGCACGCTGTCGAACACCGCCGAGGGCCGCGTGATCGCGCAACTGCCCGAGGCCGGATCGAGCGCGCAGCGTGGTCAGGCCGTGCAGCTGCTGATCAGCACGGGCGTCAGCGGCAAGGAAACGTGGCTGCCGAACCTGACCGGCCTGACGTACGAGCAGGCGCGCGCCCACGCCCGCGCCGCCGGACTGGTCGTGACGTCGGTGGAACGCCAGCCCAGCGACAAGGCCGAGAACAGCGTCCTGGAACAGACGCCCGCGCCGTACGTGCGCGTGACCGTGGGCAGCCCCGTGAAACTGACGATCGCGTCCGCGCGGTACAGCGCGCCCAGCCGTCCCGCCGGGGACCTGCCGCTGCCGCCCGCGTACGTGCCGCCCGTCCCGGTAGAGCCGGAAGCGCCGGCCGAGCCGGTCACGCCCGAACCGACCGCCCCCACGCCGGACAGCACGCCGGTCACGCCGGACAGCGTGCCCGCCCTTCCGGAAGCACCGGCCACACCGGAAATTCCGCCCAGCAACGCGGCCACGCGCACCGTGACTTTCGAGTACGTGTTCCCCGCCGACCTGCCGGACGGCAACTACGCCATCCTGGTCCGGGACGCCGACGGCGAACGGGTGGTCCGGTCGGCCGCTCCCGCCGACACCCTGGCCAACCAGCGGGCGTCCGGTGACATTCCCGTGCGCGGCGACGCGGTGTTCATCATCCGCCGTGACGGCGTGGATTACGCCACGGTCACGCCCTGA
- a CDS encoding DUF4388 domain-containing protein, with the protein MVRGDLNVFPFLSVMQMFLTSGRSGRLSIDHVRGGQLWIDRGEIIHAEVGRLRGDPALQLLSSLDGGTFTFEADQHPAQRTLSLRRDSALRRMLEDSEAWTPLLRAFPDWNQRLRFTARWNEAQPVTRPQYRMLHLISDSTSVRALLERTQEPPRTALDTLRPFLLAGLIELV; encoded by the coding sequence ATGGTGCGTGGCGACCTGAACGTGTTCCCCTTCCTGTCCGTGATGCAGATGTTCCTGACCAGCGGACGCTCCGGACGGCTGAGCATCGACCACGTGCGCGGCGGGCAGCTGTGGATCGACCGGGGCGAGATCATTCACGCCGAGGTGGGCCGCCTGCGCGGCGACCCGGCCCTGCAACTCCTGTCCAGCCTGGACGGCGGGACCTTCACCTTCGAAGCCGACCAGCACCCCGCGCAGCGCACCCTGAGCCTGCGGCGCGACTCCGCGCTGCGGCGCATGCTCGAAGACAGCGAGGCCTGGACGCCACTGCTGCGCGCCTTCCCCGACTGGAACCAGCGCCTGCGGTTCACAGCCCGCTGGAACGAGGCGCAGCCCGTCACCCGCCCCCAGTACCGCATGCTGCACCTGATTTCCGACAGCACCAGCGTCCGCGCGCTGCTGGAACGCACCCAGGAACCGCCGCGCACCGCGCTGGACACCCTGCGACCCTTCCTGCTGGCGGGCCTGATCGAACTGGTCTGA
- a CDS encoding valine--tRNA ligase: MTDHTPDTTPDLDTTPDQTPENDAGTLAKAFDPQAIEPAWAAKWRSEPFRADATSGKPPFTIVIPPPNVTGNLHLGHALDNTLIDTLIRFKRMAGFEALYLPGMDHAGISTQVVVERQLRDQGVSRHDLGREEFLKRVWDWKAESGGMILNQLSRLGVSADWTRERFTMDEGLSRAVRHQFVRLYHDGLAYRGERIVNWDVAAQTTLSELEIDREVRKGKMTTLSYKLRDPQAAASNGEAGEIRIATVRPETIFADQAIAVHPTDPRFAHLVGQEARIPLTDRWVPIIADEAVEMEFGVGALKITPAHDPTDFEVGERHGLARPSVIDLHGNLTSDDLVPEAFRGLERFAARKAVVKALTESGDLIEEKDHDTAIGLSERTKVPVEPIISEQWYVKTKPFAEQVLAGLENGDMTLVPDRYGKVNRDWLENIRDWNISRQLWWGHQIPAWYDEDGNIYVPDPENPDLDCDQDPRYAHLNLRRDPDVFDTWFSSNLWPFSTLGWPDTDSEDFRKFYPTQVLVTGYDILFFWVARMQMAAYGLTGQAPFGTVMLHGLYLDAKGQKMSKSKGNGIDPLNLFDQYGVDASRFAFAYLSTGGQDIRHDPRRFEQGRNFANKLWNAARFALLRLGEALPNLETSGAEGDTDLIRYVQSALDDTAGEPVRSRDALSMLRARTDLSLADRWILSRLNAVTAEATAQLNAFDIGAATRTLYSFTWDEFCDWYIEAAKPALSEGKLSTLVTLKATLEHILKMLHPIMPFITSELYAALGHRRQLAVHTWPEPDAALHDAEATRAFDALRAAVAAARNLKNELGMAPQERLNMAVEGDLAPTVLENARVVESIARVTLTTLEGRTLSAVEQGVTLRAPLEGTVDIADWLGKQKKRLAELDKQIGQAQNKLGNAGFVARAPAEVIEEERRRVTDFSAQKERLEAVLAQFQ; the protein is encoded by the coding sequence ATGACTGACCACACCCCCGATACCACCCCCGACCTGGACACCACCCCGGATCAGACGCCCGAGAACGACGCCGGTACGCTGGCGAAGGCCTTCGATCCGCAGGCCATCGAGCCCGCCTGGGCCGCCAAGTGGCGCAGCGAACCGTTCCGCGCGGACGCGACGAGCGGTAAGCCGCCGTTTACCATCGTGATCCCGCCGCCCAACGTGACGGGCAACCTGCACTTGGGGCACGCGCTGGACAACACGCTGATCGACACGCTGATCCGCTTCAAGCGCATGGCGGGGTTCGAGGCGCTGTACCTGCCGGGCATGGATCACGCGGGCATCAGCACGCAGGTGGTCGTGGAGCGGCAACTGCGCGATCAGGGCGTGAGCCGTCACGACCTGGGCCGCGAGGAGTTCCTGAAGCGCGTCTGGGACTGGAAGGCCGAGTCCGGCGGGATGATCCTGAACCAGCTCTCGCGCCTGGGTGTCAGTGCCGACTGGACCCGCGAGCGGTTCACCATGGACGAGGGCCTGAGCCGCGCCGTGCGCCACCAGTTCGTGCGGCTGTACCACGACGGCCTCGCGTACCGGGGCGAGCGGATCGTGAACTGGGACGTGGCGGCGCAGACGACGCTCTCGGAACTGGAAATCGACCGTGAGGTCCGCAAGGGCAAGATGACGACCCTGTCGTACAAACTGCGCGACCCACAGGCAGCGGCCAGCAACGGCGAGGCCGGCGAGATCCGCATCGCGACCGTGCGGCCCGAGACGATCTTCGCGGATCAGGCGATCGCCGTTCACCCCACCGACCCCCGGTTCGCGCATCTGGTGGGGCAGGAGGCCCGCATTCCCCTGACGGACCGCTGGGTGCCGATCATCGCCGACGAGGCCGTCGAGATGGAGTTTGGGGTGGGCGCGCTGAAGATCACGCCCGCGCACGACCCCACCGACTTCGAGGTCGGGGAACGCCACGGTCTGGCGCGGCCCAGCGTGATCGACCTGCATGGCAACCTGACGTCCGACGACCTCGTGCCCGAAGCCTTCCGGGGCCTGGAACGCTTCGCGGCCCGCAAGGCGGTCGTGAAGGCCCTCACCGAGAGCGGCGACCTGATCGAGGAGAAGGACCACGACACCGCCATCGGCCTGAGCGAACGCACCAAGGTGCCGGTCGAACCGATCATCAGCGAGCAGTGGTACGTGAAGACCAAACCCTTCGCCGAGCAGGTCCTGGCCGGACTGGAAAACGGCGACATGACGCTGGTTCCCGACCGCTACGGCAAGGTCAACCGCGACTGGCTGGAGAACATCCGTGACTGGAACATCAGCCGCCAGCTGTGGTGGGGTCACCAGATTCCCGCGTGGTACGACGAGGACGGCAACATCTACGTGCCGGACCCCGAGAACCCCGACCTGGACTGCGACCAGGACCCCCGCTACGCGCACCTGAACCTGCGCCGCGACCCCGACGTGTTCGACACGTGGTTCTCCAGCAACCTCTGGCCGTTCAGCACCCTCGGCTGGCCCGACACGGACAGCGAGGACTTCCGCAAGTTCTACCCCACCCAGGTCCTCGTGACCGGCTACGACATCCTGTTCTTCTGGGTGGCCCGCATGCAGATGGCCGCCTACGGCCTGACCGGACAGGCCCCCTTCGGCACGGTCATGCTGCACGGCCTGTACCTGGACGCCAAGGGCCAGAAGATGTCCAAGAGCAAGGGCAACGGCATCGACCCCCTGAACCTGTTCGATCAGTACGGCGTGGACGCCAGCCGCTTCGCCTTCGCGTACCTCTCGACCGGCGGGCAGGACATCCGCCACGACCCGCGCCGCTTCGAGCAGGGCCGCAACTTCGCGAACAAACTCTGGAACGCCGCCCGCTTCGCCCTGCTGCGCCTCGGCGAAGCCCTCCCCAACCTGGAAACCAGCGGCGCCGAGGGCGACACCGACCTGATCCGCTACGTGCAGAGCGCCCTGGACGACACGGCAGGCGAACCGGTCCGCAGCCGCGACGCCCTGAGCATGCTGCGCGCCCGGACGGACCTGAGCCTCGCCGACCGCTGGATCCTGTCCCGCCTGAACGCCGTGACCGCCGAGGCGACCGCGCAACTGAACGCCTTCGACATCGGCGCGGCCACCCGCACGCTGTACTCGTTCACCTGGGACGAATTCTGCGACTGGTACATCGAGGCCGCCAAACCCGCTTTGAGTGAAGGCAAACTGTCCACGCTGGTCACCCTGAAAGCCACGCTGGAGCACATCCTGAAGATGCTGCACCCCATCATGCCGTTCATCACCAGCGAACTGTACGCCGCGCTCGGCCACCGCCGCCAGCTGGCCGTGCACACCTGGCCGGAACCCGACGCCGCCCTGCACGACGCCGAAGCCACCCGCGCCTTCGACGCCCTGCGCGCCGCCGTCGCCGCCGCCCGCAACCTCAAGAACGAACTCGGCATGGCCCCCCAGGAACGCCTGAACATGGCCGTCGAGGGCGACCTGGCCCCCACCGTGCTGGAAAACGCCCGCGTGGTCGAGAGCATCGCCCGCGTCACCCTGACCACCCTGGAAGGCCGCACCCTGAGCGCCGTCGAGCAGGGCGTCACCCTGCGCGCCCCGCTGGAAGGCACCGTGGACATCGCCGACTGGCTGGGCAAACAGAAAAAACGCCTCGCGGAACTCGACAAGCAGATCGGGCAGGCGCAGAACAAACTCGGGAACGCCGGCTTCGTCGCCCGCGCCCCCGCCGAGGTCATCGAGGAAGAACGGCGCCGCGTGACCGACTTCAGCGCGCAGAAAGAGCGTCTGGAAGCCGTGCTGGCGCAGTTCCAGTAA